In Pseudomonadota bacterium, the DNA window AAATTCCTCAGCCCTTGACATATTATGTTAAATTGTATATGCTGTATGACATCATATTTTATCGTAATTTTCTGAGGTCTGACGCTTATGGCGCTGAAAAATTCCAATTCCGTTGCGGGTGTTTTCACCACTCTTGCTGCGAATGGCGCCTTGTTTTTGACATCAGGCTGTGCCTATTCACCGTGGAAGGGAGATGATCCGCGCGGTGTCCTTGATGCGGTTCCTGCGCCTGCGCTGGATCATACCGGCATGGTTCTGGAGGATGTGACAAGTGAAGCTTCGTTACAAACTATTTCCAATCACCCTATGTTGAAAATTGATAAGTTTTTGCATCGCAAAGATGATTTTACAGTCGAGAAATTGAATTTTACCAGCAGTAGCGGCGATAAGGCGACGGCTTATCTGACAATACCTGATGGGGAAGGGCCGCATCCGGTGATCGTGGTTTTTCCGGTGTTGTCCGATAGTCTGACGATTTCGGAAATGCTGGCAAAACAAATGGCGCGTGAAGGTTATGCCGTGTTGCGTATGACGACGCATCCGCTGGAATTTGTTGATACGGATAATATTGCAACACCGATGACGGCCTACCGCCATGCGGTTCTGGATGCGCGCCGTATGATTGACTGGATGCAGGAAGAACGCAGCGATATTGACGGTGATAAAATTGGTGTGGCGGGGGTTAGTCTCGGCTCACTCCTTTCCTCCACGCTTATGGGGGTTGATGAGGATATTAAAGGCGGCACCTTCTTTTTGGTTGGCGGCGGACTTGCGGAAATCATGTCTGATAGTACGAATGAAAACATCGAAGCATTTCGCCGTCGGCTGATGGAAAAACAGATGATTGAGAACCGTGATGATCTTGTTCGTCATCTACACGGCACAACACAAGCGGTTGACCCGTTGACTTATGCTGCAAATGTTGATCCCTGCCGCGTTTTGATGATTACCGGGCGTGCGGATACCGAAATCCCGACAGAGAATTCCGAAATGCTGTGGAATGCTTTCGGTGAACCTGATTGGCGTGTCATGCCGACCCAGCATAAAAAACATGTTGCGATGTTCTTTTACTGGATGATGAACCGCGCCGCAGACCATTTTGATAAAGTCCTGCGAGAGGGCAGATGTGAAAAACCCTCTGCGTCCGTGCCGGACTCTTCTGTAAGAGCACAGGCGGTTTCCGCAAAGGGTCTCCATTAATCACAAAAAAGGCAGGCGGCTTTACGCCCGTTTTTTGCCTTTATTACTGTCTTTCCGTTTCGCAAAACGCGGTTTTCCGCTTTTGAACGGTTTGCCGCTAAAGGGCTTGCCGCCGCGTTTTTTGTTATTCTTTTTCGGTTTGAAAGGCGTAACGTCATCCGTCGTTTTAATACCCATCAATCGTGCAATCGCATGCCATTTTTTACCGTCTTCAGGAGAGACAAAGCAAAGTGCTTCACCTTTTGCTCCTGCGCGGGCGGTGCGTCCGATGCGGTGGATGTAATCTTCCGGAACTTGCGGCAGGTCGTAATTGATGACATGCGCGATATGCGGAATATCAAGACCGCGGGCGGCAACATCCGTTGCAACCAGAATACGGTATTTCTTTTCGCGGAATTGGCGAATGACTTTTTCACGGCGATTTTGTCTTAAATCACCGTGAATGGCATCGGCGCGCAGCGCTTCGTTATTCAGTCTTTTTGCCAGACGTTCCGTGCCGTATTTTGTTTTCACAAAAACGATGATGGAGCCTTCACGCTCATTCAGCTGGTGAATCAGCTCATTGTATTTTTTGTCTGAGGCAATATGAATGACATCCTGCTTGATGTTTTGAACGGGAGTCACTGTTGACCCGACGGCAATGCGCTCCGGGTTTTGCAGATACTGTTCCGACAATTTCAAAATATTGGCCGGCAAGGTTGCGGAAAACATCAGTGTTTGACGTTTTGCAGGCATGTATTTCAAGATCCGGTCGATCTGGACGCTAAAGCCCATATCCAGCATGCGGTCGGTTTCATCAAGAACCAGAAAGCGCGTATCCTGTAAAGACAGGCTGCGGCGTTCCAGATGGTCGTTGATGCGTCCGGGTGTGCCGACAATGAGGCGCGGACGGCGGTTCAGCTGCGAGAACTGTTTACCCATCGGCTCACCGCCGATAAGAAAAGCGGTTTTAATCGGTGATTTCGGGCCGAGCAGTTGATGCATGATATCCATGATCTGTTTGCCAAGTTCCCGTGTCGGGGTCATAACAAGCGCCGAGCCTTGCGGCGAGGACAGGAGCGCCTGTACCAGCGGAATCGCAAATGCGGCTGTTTTTCCCGTACCCGTTTGGGCGGTTCCCATGATGTCTCTGCCTTGAAGTGCCGGAGGTATTGCCTGCGCCTGGATAGGCGTCGGGACGGCATAGTTCATGCGTGCCAGCGAATCCGCCAGCATAGCGTTGAGGCCGAAGCCTTCAAAATTTTTCATTATTTTTTCCTTTAATGGCATATGCCATTCACGTCAGGATGCATCCGGCACAATCGCTGGATGGCATCCCTATAATAACGCGACGCATAGCCGTTCCTGATTTTTTAGGAACCGCGTTAAATTATGCGGCTTCTTTCAGGTTGGTTGCGCTGGTCTTGCGGCTTTTCGGATCTTCTTGAAGATCGAATGTCACTTTCTGGCCTTCCAGAAGTGTGTGCATGCCGGCTTTTTGAACCGCACTGATGTGAACGAAGATATCTCCGCCGCCATCATCGGGTTGGATGAAGCCGTAGCCTTTTTGATCGTTAAACCATTTTACTGTGCCTGTTTTTTGCATTGTTTTGTCCTTTCGCTGAAACAGTTCATTCGAGGGTATCGCCGCACCGTGCGGCCATAACACCTCAATAATTCGAGAGAGCAATATTCGTGGAGAAACTGAACTTTTCAGGAAAAGCGAGATTTTTTCAGGCCCGCCGTATTCTTCCGCAATTCGCGGAATAAACCGCAAGTAAAAGCTCTGTTTAACAAGAGCATCTTTTCGAACAATTCGGAAACTATCAGCAATTTACGTATTTGTCAAGAAAACACGCGGCGCTTCAAAAACTGCTGGCGGCCTCCTTTGATGCAGGCTAGGATATGTTTGCTATGTTACGGTTTAAAAAGGATATTCCGGCGGAAAACGCCACACTGCGCCATGATATTTATGGCGGCGATGTTTATGTGACACCGCCCTGCACCGGGTCACGCAAACTGGTGTCTTATGCAAAAGACATGATTCGCGATATTCTGAATGTGACGGATATCCGCCGCGCACATCTTGAGCTGGATGAGGAAAGTTTTTTTACCCGTATCGGAAAATTGCGCCGGACGCTTTATCTTGCGGAAGATTATCACAAACTGCTTTTCGCGACATTGGCGGAAAACGGTTTTGACCCTGAGCGTATGGCGTTTGATCCTTTGCGGCTGCGCGTTATTTGTCCGGACGGACATTTAAACAAGAAGGCCGCGCCGGTTTATTTCCCGCATCGTGATACATGGTATGCGCATCCGCAATGTTTGATCGTGTACTGGACGCCGCTGGATGATCTGGAGGAGGAAGAAACTTTCGCCATTTATCCTGATTATTTTGACCGCGAAGTTCCCAATGATTCCGAAGTCTTTCATTATGATGACTGGATCAAGGACGGGCCTGATTTGAAAATCGGCTGGCAAAAACAGGATTCAGGTATGACGGCGACTTATCCGCGTTCCGCCGAAGGTTTTGCGCCAGGGAGGGATGTCGGATTTTCCTGTCCGGCGGCAGGGCAGGTCTTTATCTCCGGTGCGCATTATCACGCCACACGCCCGCAAAATACCGGAAAAATCCGTTTCAGCCTTGACGCCCGTCTGGTTCATCTGGGGGACGCCGCCGCAGGAATCGGTGCGCCAAATGCGGATAACCGTTCCACAGGTGATATCTTGAAAGATTATATCAAGGCTGCTTAAACAATCTTCTCTACGGCAGTGACGGCGGCTGTTAATTTTTCATCCCAGCTGCCCGACAGGCGGATATAAGGTTTTTGATCTTCTTCCAGACGTTTGATGCAGGATTTCATAAAGATGTCCTGTGTTTCAATTCCGTAACGATGGGCATCCTCTTGCCATGCTGCATCTGTGTCCAGCAACAGGTAGAGGTCATAACGGTTCTCACGCGCATTGGCATTGAGCCATTCCGGGCATTTTCCCAGCAGCATCTTACTCCAGATCGCCGTCGTCATAATTTCGGTATCACAAAACAGGACACGCCGCGCCTGATAGACCAGCGCCTCTTCCGAGGCCTTTTGGGCTTGCGCAATCATTTTAAAATCATCCTCGTTTAGGTCGCGTCCGCGGTGCATAATCAGCGTTTCCGCATATTCAGGGACGATAACGGTCTGGAAATGCTGTGCCAGTTTTGCCGTTAAGGTCGATTTCCCGGTTGATTCCGCGCCAATGACGGCGATGCGTTTGACGAAATAAGGGCGGACGATTTCGGGAATGTAATCCCAGTTTTCAGCGGGGTGGGTACGTATATCCGTGCCGCTGGTCGGGATGATGGCGCGTCCCATATTGCTGGGAACGAATGTGCCGCCCAATGTTTCCGCCAACGGCGCGCCGTAATCTTCCCCCGCGAAAATATAGTCGGGTTTTTCGGGCAGAACGCGCATCAGGGCATCATGCCACAGCTGCCAGAAATCAGGATGTTCTTCAGGGAGCTGCGGCAGCTCGTCTGTCAGATGGATGACGTTGCAGTCAGGAAAAATCTGCCGCATCCAGTCATAGCGCAGTGTGCCGGGGATCGGCTCGTTTTGTAACGAGCAGACGACAATCGACAGTTTATCGACATAATTCTCGGCAAAACGCGCAAGATACACATGTCCGTTATGCGGCGGCATAAATTTTCCCAGCAGCATTCCTGATGTTGTCATGCGCATCTCCTGTGATGGGCGGGGCTGGAAAAAATATGGCGCAGATATAAACGGATCAAATCATCTGACGGCGGCGGACAAGCGATGCCGTAATCGCGTTCGGTTGCGGTGCAGTCAAAACGGATGCCTGTGGCTTGAAACAAATCCATTGTGCGGTAACGGTCGAAATCGTCAAGGCAGCGGCACAGCGCCAGATAGGCGGCAGATTCTTCTGTTGTCATTTCTTTGTTCTGAAAGGAGGCTTGCCAGTCTTGTGTGGGGATTTCGCGGATATTGCCGATACTCTCCATCAGCTGTGCGAGTGACAAAGAACCTGAACCGGCAATGTGATAAATATCTTCCCGCCCATACAAGGAGAGATGCGCCATGGCCGCTGCCGCATAATCGACAGGGGTGATATCGATCAGTAATTTTTTGGCAAAACCTTCCGGCACGGAACCCAGACTGCGCATGCCGCGGGAAAACATCTTCAAAAAATCCGTTTCGGAACACAGCCCTGTTTTTGTATCGCCGGTAATCAGTCCAAAACGGTAATGGGTGATGTCGCAGGATGCGGCGGGGATTTGCAGCAGCATATATTCAGCAGCCCATTTCGTCTGGGCATAACCGCCATAGACAAATTCCGTATTTTCCAAACGGTCGCTTTCCAGAGCCGTGCCGCTGTTGCGGTCGGTCGCAACGAAAACAGACAAAGTAGAGGCAATATGCAGCTTCTTACGTTTTCCTGTCAGGGCAAAACGCAAAACTTCCTGTGTGCCGCCGATATTTGCCGCACGTAAAACCTCATATGGCTGTACGACATTCACACGTGCTGCACAATGATAGACGGCATCAATATTGCCCGCCAGTTTTCGCCAGTCGCTTGCGGACAGCCCGAAATATTGCTGTTCCAAATCGCCAGTGACGGGCGTGATGCGCGTATCTTTGACGGGGATGCGGGCAGGGTCGCGGACAAGACAGATAATCTCCGCTGTTGTTTGTTGCAGTAATTCCGTGAGCAGCCGTCCGCCCAAAAAGCCGGTGGCGCCGGTCAGGAAAATCCGTGCGGGTTCTTTCACTTTTTTTTGCGGGCGCTTTGCTGCCGCCTCAGTCAAGGCCTGCCAGTCACTGTCAAAAGCAACATCCTGCCGAAGCCAGTCGCAGGGCAGGGCGCCGCTATCATCCGCACGGGCGGCGAGTGCCTGTGCCAGGTTGCGGATGTTCGGATATTGCACCAGTAAGGCGGGAGAGATGCGCAGATTTCGCTTTTCTGCGGCAAGGCTGAGATGGATCACGGCAAGAGAGTCGCCGCCAAGGATAAAGAAATCATCATCAATGCCGAAACCGGTTTTCTTTAAAACGGCAGACCATATCTCATACAGTATTTTTTCCGGTTCCGTTTCCGGCGGTGCTGTGGCGGTCGGTGCGGTTTGTAAATCAAGTTTCCGCAGCTGTGCAAAATCCGGTTTTCCGGTAACGGTTTCCGGCATTTTTTCCAGCCATGCGATATGCTGCGGCAGCATCCATTTTGGCAGGGTTTTGGATAGATGCGTATTGATAGTCGTTGTTTTTTTGCCCGCGACAAAAGCAACAAGCGCCTCCGCGCCGCCATGATAAAGCGGACGTTTCAGCACGGCGGCTTTCTTGATTTGCGGATGGCTGTGCAAACACGCCTCGATTTCTTCGGGGGCGACAAGCTGTCCGCGGAGTTTGAACTGGCGGTCGCCACGCCCCAGAAACTCAATCATGCCTGCTTCATCTTGTCGCACTTTATCGCCTGTTTTGTAAAAACGCTCCGTGCCGCGCATGATAAATTTTTCCGCATTTAAGTCATCGCGGTTCAGATAGCCGCGTGCCAGCTGCAACCCGCCGATCAGTAATTCATCATTTTCTATTCTATAAATGACATTGGGAAACGGATTGCCGATCAAAGGCTTGCCCCAGTTATCGGCATCACAGGCAATCAGGCTGGTGCAGACAGTTGTTTCCGTCGGGCCGTAAACATTGATAACGCGGTAGGCTTTTGCCCATGCGCGTACCGTATCGGGCGGACAAACCTCGCCGCCGATGATAATTGTTTCCAGACTTGCCGGCATATCGTCAATGGCAAGAATGCCCAGCAATGACGGCGGCACATCCATATGGGTGATGTGTTTTTCCTGCAATGCGGCAACAAGTTTTTTGCCGTCGCGCAATGTGCTGTCATCTTCAATCACCAGCGTTGCGCCGGACAGAAGCGCTGTGCCGATATCGGAAATAGACGCGTCAAAAGCAATGGACAGATAAAACAGACTGCGGCTGTGTTCATTAATTTGAAACGCCTGAATTTGCGCATCAAGGAAATTCACAATGCCGCGATGTTCTACCATGACGCCCTTCGGTGTTCCGGTAGAACCTGATGTGTGCATGATATAAGCCA includes these proteins:
- a CDS encoding DEAD/DEAH box helicase; translation: MKNFEGFGLNAMLADSLARMNYAVPTPIQAQAIPPALQGRDIMGTAQTGTGKTAAFAIPLVQALLSSPQGSALVMTPTRELGKQIMDIMHQLLGPKSPIKTAFLIGGEPMGKQFSQLNRRPRLIVGTPGRINDHLERRSLSLQDTRFLVLDETDRMLDMGFSVQIDRILKYMPAKRQTLMFSATLPANILKLSEQYLQNPERIAVGSTVTPVQNIKQDVIHIASDKKYNELIHQLNEREGSIIVFVKTKYGTERLAKRLNNEALRADAIHGDLRQNRREKVIRQFREKKYRILVATDVAARGLDIPHIAHVINYDLPQVPEDYIHRIGRTARAGAKGEALCFVSPEDGKKWHAIARLMGIKTTDDVTPFKPKKNNKKRGGKPFSGKPFKSGKPRFAKRKDSNKGKKRA
- a CDS encoding cold-shock protein produces the protein MQKTGTVKWFNDQKGYGFIQPDDGGGDIFVHISAVQKAGMHTLLEGQKVTFDLQEDPKSRKTSATNLKEAA
- a CDS encoding AAA family ATPase → MLLGKFMPPHNGHVYLARFAENYVDKLSIVVCSLQNEPIPGTLRYDWMRQIFPDCNVIHLTDELPQLPEEHPDFWQLWHDALMRVLPEKPDYIFAGEDYGAPLAETLGGTFVPSNMGRAIIPTSGTDIRTHPAENWDYIPEIVRPYFVKRIAVIGAESTGKSTLTAKLAQHFQTVIVPEYAETLIMHRGRDLNEDDFKMIAQAQKASEEALVYQARRVLFCDTEIMTTAIWSKMLLGKCPEWLNANARENRYDLYLLLDTDAAWQEDAHRYGIETQDIFMKSCIKRLEEDQKPYIRLSGSWDEKLTAAVTAVEKIV
- a CDS encoding thioester reductase domain-containing protein, which gives rise to MFWQRFQKIVEKFPDNIAVLDRGTALTYRALSEQAAALGKQLGQSHNEKIIGIAIDKSADYLIALLGIWHAGAAFVPLPSNLPKDRKDFILKDANIKTVLTAQDIPTERCRPAPAETAPDRLAYIMHTSGSTGTPKGVMVEHRGIVNFLDAQIQAFQINEHSRSLFYLSIAFDASISDIGTALLSGATLVIEDDSTLRDGKKLVAALQEKHITHMDVPPSLLGILAIDDMPASLETIIIGGEVCPPDTVRAWAKAYRVINVYGPTETTVCTSLIACDADNWGKPLIGNPFPNVIYRIENDELLIGGLQLARGYLNRDDLNAEKFIMRGTERFYKTGDKVRQDEAGMIEFLGRGDRQFKLRGQLVAPEEIEACLHSHPQIKKAAVLKRPLYHGGAEALVAFVAGKKTTTINTHLSKTLPKWMLPQHIAWLEKMPETVTGKPDFAQLRKLDLQTAPTATAPPETEPEKILYEIWSAVLKKTGFGIDDDFFILGGDSLAVIHLSLAAEKRNLRISPALLVQYPNIRNLAQALAARADDSGALPCDWLRQDVAFDSDWQALTEAAAKRPQKKVKEPARIFLTGATGFLGGRLLTELLQQTTAEIICLVRDPARIPVKDTRITPVTGDLEQQYFGLSASDWRKLAGNIDAVYHCAARVNVVQPYEVLRAANIGGTQEVLRFALTGKRKKLHIASTLSVFVATDRNSGTALESDRLENTEFVYGGYAQTKWAAEYMLLQIPAASCDITHYRFGLITGDTKTGLCSETDFLKMFSRGMRSLGSVPEGFAKKLLIDITPVDYAAAAMAHLSLYGREDIYHIAGSGSLSLAQLMESIGNIREIPTQDWQASFQNKEMTTEESAAYLALCRCLDDFDRYRTMDLFQATGIRFDCTATERDYGIACPPPSDDLIRLYLRHIFSSPAHHRRCA